One genomic window of Sphingopyxis sp. OPL5 includes the following:
- a CDS encoding polysaccharide biosynthesis protein — protein sequence MILGRIWGVVEEHILAMLETLVGLGRSEKRAILIVADALLCVAAVLVAFSLRLGRWEIFDREVGLAAVIALSSWLPIFLMRGTYSSILRFSGGRTMVGLGYSVLLYSIPLIVIFGIIGMTGIPRTLAFIQPLLFLLFLATARIIARYAVVDLLKRRDIQQQSVVLIYGAGEAGQQLAMALRGDPGMRLVGFIDDDRKIEGEIIDGVPIYSRPKLPYLVDSFGVTDVLLALPHVTRSKRRRVMKSLEDWPIRVRMLPNMRQIIDEQVSVSDLRDVQIEDLLGRDPVPPNQLLLGRTIVGKTVMVSGAGGSIGSELCRQVVTMRPDRLILVESSEYGLYAIGQELQAVIAELPEGQQPELVEELGNVTDQPTVRRLLARWRPDTIFHAAAYKHVPLVEANPIAGIGNNVCGTLFMASEADRVGVTNFVLISTDKAVRPTNVMGASKRVCELVLQGLAARGSKTIFAMVRFGNVLGSSGSVVPLFREQIRIGGPVTVTHRDVTRFFMTIPEAAQLVIQAGAMAKGGEVFVLDMGKPVRIIELARTMINLSGLTVRDEDHPDGDIEIAEVGLRQGEKLYEELLIGDDPKPTSHSRIMQAREAMLEWADLSAKLDLLRDAMDHGRAEACLDILHDLVPEFRPPEEVNRASADIQAPLAG from the coding sequence ATGATATTGGGGCGAATTTGGGGGGTGGTCGAGGAGCATATCCTCGCGATGCTCGAAACGCTGGTCGGACTCGGCCGCAGCGAGAAGCGCGCGATCCTTATCGTCGCCGACGCACTGCTTTGCGTCGCCGCGGTTCTGGTCGCTTTCTCGCTTCGTCTCGGCCGCTGGGAAATCTTCGATCGCGAGGTCGGGCTGGCGGCGGTCATCGCGCTGTCGAGCTGGCTGCCGATCTTCCTGATGCGCGGCACTTACAGTTCGATCCTGCGCTTCTCGGGCGGGCGTACCATGGTCGGGCTCGGCTACTCGGTCCTCCTCTATTCGATCCCGCTCATCGTCATTTTCGGGATTATCGGGATGACCGGCATCCCGCGGACCCTGGCGTTCATCCAGCCTTTGCTGTTCCTGCTGTTCCTCGCCACCGCGCGTATCATCGCGCGCTACGCTGTCGTCGACCTGCTCAAGCGCCGCGATATCCAGCAGCAGTCGGTCGTGCTCATCTATGGCGCGGGCGAGGCGGGGCAACAGCTTGCGATGGCGCTGCGCGGCGACCCGGGGATGCGGCTCGTCGGCTTCATCGACGACGACCGCAAGATCGAGGGCGAGATCATCGACGGCGTGCCCATCTATTCGCGCCCGAAACTGCCTTATCTGGTCGATAGCTTCGGCGTCACCGACGTGCTGCTCGCGCTGCCCCACGTCACCCGCTCGAAGCGGCGCCGGGTGATGAAATCGCTCGAAGATTGGCCGATCCGCGTCCGTATGCTGCCCAATATGCGGCAGATCATCGACGAACAGGTGTCGGTCAGCGACCTGCGCGACGTCCAGATCGAGGATCTGCTCGGCCGCGATCCGGTGCCGCCGAACCAGTTGCTGCTCGGCCGGACGATCGTCGGCAAGACGGTGATGGTAAGCGGCGCCGGCGGCTCGATCGGCAGCGAACTCTGCCGCCAGGTCGTGACGATGCGCCCCGACCGGCTGATCCTCGTCGAATCGTCCGAATATGGCCTCTATGCGATCGGTCAGGAACTGCAGGCGGTGATCGCCGAATTGCCCGAAGGGCAGCAGCCCGAACTGGTCGAGGAACTGGGCAATGTCACCGATCAGCCCACCGTGCGGCGCCTGCTCGCGCGGTGGCGGCCCGACACGATATTCCACGCCGCCGCCTATAAGCATGTGCCGCTGGTCGAGGCGAACCCGATCGCGGGCATCGGCAACAATGTGTGCGGCACCCTGTTCATGGCGAGCGAGGCCGACCGCGTCGGGGTCACGAACTTCGTGCTGATCAGCACCGACAAGGCGGTGCGCCCGACCAACGTCATGGGCGCCTCGAAACGCGTGTGCGAACTGGTGCTACAGGGATTGGCGGCGCGTGGCAGCAAGACGATCTTCGCGATGGTCCGCTTCGGCAATGTGCTGGGGTCGAGCGGCTCGGTCGTGCCGCTGTTTCGCGAGCAGATCCGGATTGGCGGCCCGGTCACCGTCACGCACCGCGACGTCACGCGTTTCTTCATGACCATCCCCGAGGCCGCGCAACTTGTTATCCAGGCCGGCGCGATGGCCAAGGGCGGTGAGGTGTTCGTGCTCGACATGGGCAAGCCGGTGCGGATCATCGAACTGGCGCGCACGATGATCAACCTGTCGGGGCTGACCGTGCGCGACGAGGACCATCCCGACGGCGACATCGAGATCGCCGAGGTCGGACTGCGCCAGGGCGAAAAACTCTACGAGGAACTGCTGATCGGTGACGATCCCAAGCCGACGAGCCACAGCCGCATCATGCAGGCACGCGAGGCGATGCTCGAATGGGCCGACCTGTCGGCGAAGCTCGACCTGCTGCGCGACGCGATGGACCATGGCCGGGCCGAGGCATGCCTCGACATCCTGCACGACCTCGTCCCCGAATTTCGGCCGCCCGAAGAGGTCAATCGGGCGAGCGCCGACATTCAGGCGCCGCTGGCCGGCTGA
- a CDS encoding metallophosphoesterase, with the protein MPEAMHPDRGSCVATALRHRPTIWGRASVSIGKTMLKRLFSRKAAPEPVAEDWPQVPSGTRVYAIGDVHGRLDLLDALLARIADESARDPADTVHLVMLGDLIDRGPQSAQVVERLLTRPSGIDELHLLMGNHEEALLEILDGAHSQLPGWIRYGGEQALQSYGLEDSTIFGDREALVAKIHAGIPASHVRLFRSMVDYVQIGDYLFVHAGIFPGRPLDQQQVHDLRWIREQFLDDDRDHGVMVVHGHTITADVDCRANRIGIDTGAYRSGMLTALVLEGRTQRFLKTGESVAA; encoded by the coding sequence ATGCCTGAAGCCATGCATCCCGATCGCGGTTCGTGCGTTGCTACGGCGCTGCGGCATAGACCGACGATTTGGGGTAGGGCGTCAGTTTCAATCGGTAAGACCATGTTAAAAAGACTTTTCAGCCGCAAAGCGGCCCCCGAACCCGTAGCCGAAGACTGGCCGCAGGTGCCGTCCGGCACGCGCGTCTATGCCATCGGCGACGTCCATGGCCGGCTCGATCTGCTCGACGCGCTGCTCGCGCGGATCGCCGACGAAAGCGCGCGCGATCCGGCAGATACCGTCCATCTCGTGATGCTCGGCGACCTCATCGATCGCGGCCCGCAATCGGCACAGGTCGTCGAACGGCTGTTGACCAGGCCTTCCGGCATCGACGAACTGCATCTGCTGATGGGCAATCACGAAGAAGCGCTGCTCGAAATCCTCGATGGCGCGCATTCGCAGCTCCCCGGCTGGATCCGCTATGGCGGCGAGCAGGCGCTGCAGAGCTACGGACTTGAAGACTCGACAATTTTCGGCGATAGAGAGGCATTGGTCGCCAAAATCCATGCCGGCATACCGGCTTCGCATGTTCGTTTGTTCCGCTCGATGGTGGATTATGTGCAGATTGGCGACTATCTCTTTGTTCATGCAGGGATTTTCCCCGGGCGCCCGCTCGACCAGCAACAGGTCCACGACCTGCGCTGGATCCGCGAGCAATTTCTCGATGACGACCGGGATCATGGCGTGATGGTCGTTCATGGCCACACGATCACCGCCGACGTCGATTGCCGCGCGAACCGTATCGGCATCGATACCGGTGCCTATCGCAGCGGCATGCTCACCGCGCTCGTCCTCGAAGGGCGGACGCAGCGCTTCCTCAAGACCGGGGAGAGCGTCGCGGCATGA
- the wecB gene encoding non-hydrolyzing UDP-N-acetylglucosamine 2-epimerase has translation MKVMTVFGTRPEAIKMFPVVHALRRQSELDVRVCVTAQHREMLDQVLEIARITPDIDLDVMQANQTLDGLLARLVVGLGETFDAEKPDRILVHGDTLTTMAATLSAYFRKIPVGHVEAGLRSGNIYHPWPEEVNRKVTGAVADLHFAPTETAAAALRAENVPAASIHITGNTVIDALLATKARIDEEPSLAAGLDPLLARFAGKRIVAVTSHRRENFGDGMKAIADAIAAIAARPDVAVIFPVHPNPHVRAAMEPILGALGNVALIDPLDYPHFVRLLASSELVLTDSGGVQEEAPSLGKPVLVMRETTERPEGIEAGTARLVGTNKDRIVSEIFSLLDDSEAYAAMARAHNPFGDGTAGTQIAEIVARAR, from the coding sequence ATGAAGGTGATGACGGTGTTCGGGACGCGTCCCGAAGCGATCAAGATGTTCCCTGTGGTGCACGCCTTGCGGCGCCAGTCGGAGCTCGACGTCCGTGTCTGCGTCACCGCGCAGCATCGCGAAATGCTCGACCAGGTGCTCGAAATCGCCCGGATCACGCCCGACATCGACCTTGACGTCATGCAGGCGAACCAGACGCTCGACGGGCTGCTGGCGCGGCTGGTCGTCGGTTTGGGCGAGACGTTCGACGCCGAGAAGCCCGACCGCATCCTCGTCCATGGCGACACGCTGACGACGATGGCGGCGACGCTGTCGGCCTATTTCCGCAAGATTCCCGTCGGCCATGTCGAGGCCGGCCTGCGCAGCGGCAACATCTATCACCCCTGGCCTGAGGAGGTGAACCGCAAGGTCACCGGCGCGGTCGCCGACCTCCATTTCGCACCCACCGAAACCGCCGCAGCGGCGCTGCGGGCGGAGAATGTGCCGGCGGCGAGTATCCATATCACCGGCAATACCGTGATCGACGCCTTGCTGGCGACGAAGGCGCGGATCGACGAGGAGCCATCGCTGGCGGCGGGGCTCGATCCCTTGCTCGCGCGGTTCGCGGGCAAGCGCATCGTCGCGGTCACCTCGCACCGGCGCGAGAATTTCGGCGACGGCATGAAGGCGATCGCCGATGCCATCGCCGCGATCGCGGCACGCCCCGACGTCGCGGTGATCTTTCCGGTCCATCCCAACCCGCATGTGCGTGCGGCGATGGAGCCGATCCTTGGTGCCCTCGGCAATGTCGCACTGATCGATCCGCTCGATTATCCACATTTCGTCCGCCTGCTCGCGTCGAGCGAACTGGTGCTGACCGATAGCGGCGGGGTGCAGGAAGAAGCGCCCTCGCTCGGCAAGCCGGTGCTGGTGATGCGCGAGACGACCGAGCGGCCCGAAGGCATCGAAGCCGGCACCGCGCGGCTCGTAGGTACGAACAAGGACCGCATCGTTTCCGAAATTTTCAGCCTTTTGGACGATAGCGAAGCCTATGCCGCCATGGCGCGCGCCCACAATCCTTTCGGCGACGGCACGGCTGGCACCCAGATTGCGGAGATTGTCGCGCGTGCCCGTTGA
- the wecC gene encoding UDP-N-acetyl-D-mannosamine dehydrogenase encodes MPVDIEQKVTVVGLGYIGLPTAALIARSGCKVTGIDVSAHVVETVNNGKVHIEEVDLDGLVQGVVSRGALVASTTMVAADTFVIAVPTPHDEEHRPDISYVLDAARGIAKVLQPGNLVILESTSPVGTTEQVAELLAAERPDLKVPGRCTGTPDIFVAYCPERVLPGRILIELVDNDRCIGGITPRCARRAMTFYRQFVRGACVTTTARAAEMVKLVENSYRDVNIAFANELSMIADKMGVDVWDVIRLANRHPRVNILQPGPGVGGHCIAVDPWFLVHGAPDESRLIRTAREVNLAKTSHVIAATATLVASHPQAKIGVLGLAFKPNIDDFRESPAVEVAAALARQFGQRIQIVEPFAKGLPMEFAGSGAELVELDDALADCDVMIVLVDHDVFKSVPLEERSGKIVYDTRGLWPDQGWPTTAPAPRAVA; translated from the coding sequence GTGCCCGTTGATATCGAACAGAAAGTCACCGTCGTCGGTCTCGGCTATATCGGCCTGCCGACCGCCGCGCTGATCGCGCGCTCGGGCTGCAAGGTCACCGGCATCGACGTCAGCGCGCATGTCGTCGAGACCGTCAACAACGGCAAGGTGCATATCGAGGAAGTCGATCTTGACGGCCTGGTCCAGGGGGTCGTGTCGCGCGGCGCGCTCGTCGCCTCGACCACCATGGTCGCCGCCGACACCTTCGTCATCGCCGTGCCGACCCCGCACGACGAAGAGCATCGCCCCGACATCAGCTATGTCCTCGACGCCGCACGCGGCATCGCCAAGGTGCTGCAACCGGGCAATCTCGTGATCCTCGAATCGACCTCGCCGGTCGGTACGACCGAACAGGTCGCCGAACTGCTCGCCGCCGAGCGTCCCGACCTCAAGGTCCCGGGGCGCTGCACCGGCACCCCCGACATCTTCGTCGCTTATTGCCCCGAGCGCGTGTTGCCCGGCCGCATCCTGATCGAGCTGGTAGACAACGACCGCTGCATCGGCGGTATCACCCCGCGCTGCGCCCGCCGCGCGATGACCTTTTACCGCCAGTTCGTGCGCGGCGCCTGCGTCACCACCACCGCGCGCGCCGCCGAAATGGTCAAGCTGGTCGAGAACAGCTACCGCGACGTCAACATCGCCTTTGCCAATGAATTGTCGATGATCGCCGACAAGATGGGGGTCGATGTGTGGGACGTGATCCGCCTCGCCAACCGCCATCCGCGCGTCAACATCCTCCAGCCGGGCCCCGGCGTCGGCGGTCATTGCATCGCCGTCGACCCCTGGTTCCTGGTGCATGGCGCGCCTGACGAAAGCCGGCTTATCCGCACCGCGCGCGAGGTCAACCTGGCCAAGACGTCGCACGTCATCGCCGCGACCGCCACGCTCGTCGCAAGCCATCCGCAGGCGAAAATCGGCGTGCTCGGCCTCGCCTTCAAACCCAATATCGACGATTTCCGCGAAAGCCCGGCGGTCGAAGTCGCGGCAGCGCTCGCGCGCCAGTTCGGCCAGCGCATCCAGATCGTCGAACCCTTTGCCAAGGGTCTGCCGATGGAATTCGCCGGCAGCGGCGCCGAACTCGTCGAACTCGACGATGCGCTGGCGGACTGTGACGTCATGATCGTGCTCGTCGACCATGACGTGTTCAAATCGGTCCCGCTCGAGGAACGCAGCGGCAAGATCGTTTATGACACGCGCGGACTGTGGCCCGATCAGGGATGGCCGACGACGGCGCCCGCACCGCGGGCGGTGGCTTAA
- the hslV gene encoding ATP-dependent protease subunit HslV, translating into MNDPHAHSAAPWHGTTILSARSADKVVIIGDGQVSMGQTVMKPNARKVRRLHDGSVIGGFAGATADAFTLFERLESKLERHNGQLLRAAVELAKDWRTDKYLRNLEAMMIVADKEVTLVITGNGDVLEPKGGIAAIGSGGNFALSAARALVDYEKDPEVLVRKAMEVAADICVYTNDQFTQETIEIQA; encoded by the coding sequence ATGAACGATCCCCATGCGCATAGTGCCGCGCCCTGGCACGGAACCACCATTCTTTCCGCCCGCAGCGCCGACAAGGTCGTCATCATCGGCGACGGCCAGGTGTCGATGGGCCAGACGGTGATGAAGCCCAACGCGCGCAAGGTGCGCCGCCTGCACGACGGCAGCGTCATCGGCGGTTTCGCCGGCGCGACCGCCGACGCCTTCACCCTGTTCGAACGGCTCGAGAGCAAGCTCGAACGCCACAATGGCCAGTTGCTGCGCGCCGCGGTCGAACTCGCCAAGGACTGGCGCACCGACAAATATCTCCGCAACCTCGAAGCGATGATGATCGTCGCCGACAAGGAGGTGACGCTCGTCATCACCGGCAACGGCGACGTGCTCGAACCCAAGGGCGGCATCGCCGCGATCGGCTCGGGCGGCAATTTCGCGCTATCGGCCGCCCGCGCGCTGGTCGATTACGAAAAGGACCCGGAGGTGCTGGTGCGCAAGGCGATGGAAGTCGCCGCTGACATCTGCGTCTATACCAACGACCAGTTCACCCAAGAAACCATCGAAATCCAGGCATAA
- the hslU gene encoding ATP-dependent protease ATPase subunit HslU, whose protein sequence is MNEALTPKAIVAALDTHIIGQNAAKRAVAVAMRNRWRRQQLGPDLRDEVSPKNILMIGPTGCGKTEISRRLAKLADAPFIKVEATKFTEVGYVGRDVEQIARDLVEEAVRLEKDRRREAVRAAAEEAAMERLLDALTGKGASEATRQSFRQRIREGHLDDSEVEIEVSDAPSMPFELPGQPGQMSMINLSDMLGKAMGGAPKKRRKLKVIEAATRLIEEEQDKRLDQDDVARIALADAEANGIVFLDEIDKIAVSDVRGGSVSREGVQRDLLPLIEGTTVATKYGPMKTDHILFIASGAFHVAKPSDLLPELQGRLPIRVELGALTEGDFVRILTETKAGLPEQYSALIATEGVTLNFTPDAIARVAKLAADVNEKVENIGARRLQTIMERLVEEISFTAEDRGGTVIDIDAAYVDSQLSDIVGDTDLSKYVL, encoded by the coding sequence ATGAACGAAGCCCTTACCCCGAAGGCGATCGTCGCCGCGCTCGACACGCACATCATCGGCCAGAATGCCGCCAAGCGCGCCGTCGCCGTCGCGATGCGCAACCGCTGGCGCCGCCAGCAGCTCGGCCCCGACCTCCGCGACGAGGTCAGCCCCAAGAATATCCTGATGATCGGCCCCACCGGCTGCGGCAAGACCGAGATCTCGCGCCGCCTGGCCAAGCTCGCCGACGCGCCCTTCATCAAGGTCGAGGCGACGAAATTCACCGAGGTCGGCTACGTGGGCCGCGACGTCGAACAGATCGCCCGTGACCTTGTCGAGGAAGCGGTGCGGCTGGAGAAGGACCGCCGCCGCGAGGCGGTGCGCGCCGCCGCCGAGGAAGCCGCGATGGAGCGGCTGCTCGACGCGCTCACCGGCAAGGGCGCCAGCGAAGCAACGCGGCAGAGTTTCCGCCAGCGCATCCGCGAAGGCCATCTCGACGACAGCGAGGTCGAGATCGAGGTTTCCGACGCGCCGTCGATGCCGTTCGAACTGCCGGGCCAGCCGGGGCAGATGAGCATGATCAACCTGTCCGACATGCTCGGCAAGGCGATGGGTGGTGCGCCCAAGAAGCGCCGCAAGCTGAAGGTCATCGAGGCCGCGACGCGGCTGATCGAGGAGGAGCAGGACAAGCGCCTCGACCAGGACGATGTCGCGCGCATCGCGCTCGCCGACGCCGAGGCGAACGGTATCGTCTTCCTCGACGAGATCGACAAGATCGCGGTCAGCGACGTGCGCGGCGGATCGGTGAGCCGCGAGGGCGTCCAGCGCGACCTGCTGCCGCTGATCGAAGGCACGACCGTCGCGACCAAATATGGGCCGATGAAGACCGACCATATCCTGTTCATCGCCTCGGGGGCCTTCCATGTCGCCAAGCCGAGCGACCTGCTCCCCGAACTCCAGGGTCGCCTGCCGATCCGGGTCGAACTCGGCGCCCTGACCGAGGGGGATTTCGTCCGAATCCTCACCGAAACCAAGGCAGGTTTGCCCGAACAGTATAGCGCGCTGATCGCGACCGAGGGCGTGACGCTGAACTTCACGCCCGATGCCATCGCGCGCGTCGCGAAGCTCGCCGCCGACGTCAACGAGAAGGTTGAGAATATCGGCGCGCGGCGATTGCAGACGATCATGGAACGGCTGGTCGAGGAAATCAGCTTCACCGCCGAGGACCGCGGCGGAACGGTCATCGACATCGATGCCGCCTATGTCGACAGCCAGCTTTCCGACATCGTCGGCGACACCGACCTCAGCAAATATGTGCTCTGA
- a CDS encoding RodZ domain-containing protein: MADEEAPEQGELAITRTGDRLRLAREAVGLSLADVATRTRITQRHLEAIEKSEFSGLPGRTYVTGFARAYARAVDLPEAEIGAAIRRELEEDAYGSRPLYEAYEPTDPARLPTARLAWTLVIVALLLGSAYGIWRFLSVEPDEALIAAQNQAADNSEAPATAPGTAPTPKAAAPGQSVPADAPVVLTGLSEVWIGFDDATGKTENWRTLDAGETYEVPAAYVQQFTLRTSIPQALKVTVGGRDIGAVGPADTLVKNISLKPADLVARADGAGAAQTIPPVATKR; encoded by the coding sequence ATGGCAGACGAGGAGGCCCCGGAGCAGGGCGAACTGGCGATCACGCGGACGGGTGACCGGCTGCGGTTGGCCCGCGAAGCCGTGGGCCTGTCGCTCGCCGATGTCGCGACGCGGACGCGCATCACCCAGCGCCATCTCGAAGCGATCGAGAAGTCCGAGTTTTCGGGACTGCCGGGCCGCACCTATGTGACCGGATTCGCGCGCGCCTATGCCCGCGCCGTCGACCTGCCCGAGGCCGAGATCGGCGCGGCCATCCGCCGCGAGCTCGAAGAAGACGCTTATGGTTCGCGCCCGCTTTACGAAGCCTATGAACCGACCGACCCGGCGCGCCTGCCGACCGCCCGGCTCGCCTGGACCCTGGTCATCGTCGCGCTGCTGCTCGGGTCCGCTTATGGGATCTGGCGCTTCCTGTCGGTCGAACCCGACGAGGCGCTGATCGCGGCGCAGAATCAGGCCGCCGACAACTCCGAGGCCCCGGCGACCGCGCCCGGCACCGCGCCGACGCCGAAAGCCGCCGCGCCGGGCCAGTCCGTCCCCGCCGATGCGCCGGTCGTGCTGACCGGCCTGTCCGAAGTGTGGATCGGCTTCGACGATGCGACCGGCAAGACCGAGAATTGGCGCACCCTCGACGCGGGCGAAACCTATGAGGTGCCGGCGGCCTATGTTCAGCAGTTCACGCTGCGCACCAGCATTCCGCAGGCGCTGAAGGTCACCGTCGGCGGCCGCGACATCGGTGCGGTCGGACCCGCCGATACGCTGGTCAAGAATATCTCGCTCAAGCCCGCCGATCTGGTCGCGCGCGCCGACGGCGCGGGGGCGGCGCAAACCATCCCGCCGGTGGCGACGAAGCGCTGA
- the tilS gene encoding tRNA lysidine(34) synthetase TilS, translated as MCVPMLPPQKQKPAAEADAVHRLGRQLASLVGPDWQQRSYGVAVSGGPDSMALLWLMTSLLPGQVRAATVDHGLRQGSDEEARMVAGFCARELIPHATLTPPTPIKGSQQAAARTERYRLLEQWRKDEGLGHILTAHHADDQLETIVMRLNRSSGVGGLASIRARNGTILRPLLHWRHDELVRIALDEDLPFVDDPSNSDSRFDRARLRHALASQKLLDVEAASRSADWLAEADDAIDWAVERLIASWPDASDIAVIRDEGYPPEIFRRVVTQRLRANDGGLALRGASLDGVVTAMKNGRRAMVGALLIDAVPGLAGTIWRISAAPRRKARK; from the coding sequence ATGTGCGTACCGATGCTGCCGCCGCAAAAACAAAAGCCGGCTGCTGAGGCCGACGCCGTCCACCGGCTGGGGCGCCAGCTGGCGTCGCTCGTCGGTCCGGACTGGCAGCAGCGCAGCTATGGCGTCGCGGTATCGGGCGGGCCGGATTCGATGGCGCTGCTCTGGCTGATGACCAGCCTGCTGCCCGGGCAGGTGCGCGCGGCGACCGTCGATCACGGCCTGCGACAGGGTTCCGACGAGGAAGCCCGCATGGTCGCTGGCTTTTGCGCGCGCGAACTCATCCCGCATGCCACGCTGACCCCGCCGACCCCGATCAAGGGGTCGCAGCAGGCGGCGGCGCGCACCGAACGCTATCGCTTGCTCGAACAGTGGCGCAAGGACGAGGGGCTCGGCCACATCCTCACCGCGCATCATGCCGACGACCAGCTCGAAACGATCGTGATGCGGCTCAACCGCAGCAGCGGCGTCGGCGGGCTGGCGTCGATCCGCGCCAGGAACGGCACTATTCTGCGTCCGCTGCTTCATTGGCGGCACGACGAACTGGTCCGCATCGCGCTCGACGAGGACCTTCCCTTCGTCGACGATCCGTCGAACAGCGACAGCCGTTTCGACCGTGCCCGGCTGCGTCATGCCCTCGCCTCGCAGAAGCTGCTCGACGTCGAGGCGGCGTCGCGTTCGGCCGACTGGCTGGCCGAGGCCGACGACGCGATCGACTGGGCGGTCGAACGGCTGATCGCCTCCTGGCCCGACGCCTCCGACATCGCGGTGATCCGCGACGAAGGCTATCCGCCGGAGATTTTCCGCCGGGTCGTAACCCAGCGGCTGCGCGCCAACGACGGCGGTCTTGCGCTACGCGGCGCCTCGCTCGACGGGGTCGTCACGGCGATGAAGAATGGGCGGCGCGCGATGGTGGGGGCGCTGCTGATCGATGCGGTTCCGGGCCTCGCCGGCACCATCTGGCGTATTTCCGCCGCGCCGCGCCGGAAAGCCCGCAAATAA